One part of the Enterobacter kobei genome encodes these proteins:
- a CDS encoding excinuclease ABC subunit UvrA: MAKKLFGYHPILTDDSNSVVIRGARENNLKDVDVSIPRNALVVFSGVSGSGKSSLAFGTIYAEAQRRYFESVAPYARRLIDQVGVPDVDAIDGLPPAVALQQQRGASNARSSVGSVTTLSSLVRMMYSRAGAYPAGQPMLYAEDFSPNTPQGACPSCHGLGHIYEVTETLMVPDPSLSIRERAIASWPPAWHGQNLRDILVTLGYDIDTPWKNLPAEDRQWILFTEDTPTVPVFPGLSPEDTREAVRKKMTPGYMGTFTGARRYVLHTFASTQSALMRKRVSRFMEGKLCPVCHGKRLKSESLSVTFAGVDIGEFMQMPLDQLAELLLPISRGDFSANHAGADADRDITRRDRTERAASGKAVHSVTPDVRRTSALSEEKRLAAQRLTGGVMARLYQLQKLGLGYLTLDRATPTLSAGELQRLRLATQLSSMLFGVVYVLDEPSAGLHPSDSKALYDALENLRDAGNSVFVVEHDLNLMRRAQWLVDVGPSAGEQGGHVLYSGIPEDLKAVTQSRTARYLFDEVRPPQSFARIPSGWLKLQGIHRHNLKWIDVDIPLGVLTAVTGVSGSGKSSLIAQALPELVLSSLGGEPEDVLSEASDAEGPSVTEKTYGTLTGDTGLVKRLVQVDQKPIGRTPRSNLATYTGLFDPVRKLFAGTTDAKLHHYDAGQFSFNVAKGRCATCEGEGFVSVELLFMPSVYAPCPTCHGARYNRDTLRICWQDKNIAEVLHMTVDEASQFFANEEPVARPLRLLSEIGLGYLRLGQPATELSGGEAQRIKLATELQRSQRGHTLYILDEPTTGLHASDADRLLVQLQRLVDAENTVIMIEHDMRAVTQADQVIDIGPGAGHEGGRLVAAGTPEQVSQVKESRTAQYIARELSRNG, from the coding sequence ATGGCAAAGAAACTTTTCGGTTATCATCCCATCCTGACTGACGACAGCAATTCAGTTGTGATTCGCGGTGCTCGCGAGAACAACCTTAAAGACGTGGATGTTTCCATTCCGCGCAACGCATTGGTTGTTTTTTCGGGTGTGTCAGGCTCGGGTAAGTCTTCACTGGCCTTTGGCACCATTTATGCTGAGGCGCAACGGCGCTACTTTGAATCGGTTGCCCCTTACGCTCGTCGCCTCATTGATCAGGTCGGGGTTCCGGATGTGGATGCCATTGACGGACTGCCGCCAGCCGTTGCGCTTCAGCAACAACGCGGTGCCAGTAACGCGCGCTCCTCTGTCGGCAGCGTGACCACCTTATCCAGTCTGGTGCGAATGATGTACTCACGGGCGGGCGCTTATCCTGCCGGACAACCGATGCTGTATGCCGAGGATTTTTCTCCCAACACGCCGCAGGGGGCATGCCCTTCTTGCCATGGTCTGGGCCATATCTATGAGGTAACTGAAACACTGATGGTGCCCGATCCCTCACTTAGTATCCGTGAAAGGGCTATTGCTTCCTGGCCCCCGGCCTGGCACGGACAGAATCTGCGGGATATTCTGGTGACGCTGGGGTATGACATCGACACTCCCTGGAAAAATCTGCCAGCGGAAGACCGTCAGTGGATCCTTTTTACCGAAGACACCCCCACGGTACCGGTTTTCCCGGGACTGAGTCCGGAAGATACGCGCGAAGCCGTCAGGAAAAAAATGACGCCGGGTTATATGGGGACCTTCACCGGGGCACGTCGTTATGTGCTACATACCTTCGCCAGCACGCAAAGCGCGTTGATGAGAAAACGAGTCTCCCGTTTTATGGAAGGCAAGCTGTGTCCGGTCTGTCACGGGAAAAGACTGAAGTCAGAATCATTGTCCGTCACCTTTGCCGGTGTGGACATTGGTGAATTTATGCAGATGCCCTTAGACCAGCTGGCGGAATTGCTCCTTCCAATCTCCCGGGGGGATTTCAGTGCCAACCACGCCGGCGCAGATGCCGACAGGGATATCACCCGTCGGGATCGGACAGAGCGTGCTGCATCCGGAAAAGCGGTCCATTCCGTGACACCCGATGTCCGCCGGACATCGGCGTTATCGGAAGAGAAACGACTGGCGGCACAACGGCTGACCGGTGGTGTCATGGCCCGGTTGTATCAGTTGCAGAAGCTGGGGCTGGGTTATCTTACGCTGGACAGAGCAACCCCAACTCTATCTGCCGGAGAGCTTCAGCGACTGCGTCTTGCCACGCAACTCAGTTCGATGCTGTTTGGTGTGGTCTATGTTCTTGATGAACCGTCTGCGGGTCTGCACCCCTCAGACAGTAAAGCGCTTTACGATGCGCTTGAGAACCTTCGTGATGCCGGCAACTCGGTGTTTGTCGTTGAACATGATCTTAACCTGATGCGACGGGCGCAATGGCTTGTTGATGTGGGACCGTCGGCTGGTGAACAGGGAGGACATGTTCTCTACAGTGGAATTCCTGAAGATCTGAAAGCCGTCACCCAATCTCGTACCGCGCGTTATTTATTTGATGAAGTCCGGCCACCACAATCTTTTGCCCGTATCCCATCCGGGTGGCTGAAACTGCAGGGGATCCATCGCCACAATCTTAAGTGGATCGATGTTGATATTCCTCTGGGTGTGCTGACAGCCGTGACGGGAGTCTCTGGCTCCGGTAAATCCAGTCTGATTGCCCAGGCCTTACCGGAACTGGTGCTTTCTTCACTTGGCGGTGAGCCAGAAGACGTGCTTTCCGAAGCCAGCGACGCTGAGGGGCCATCCGTAACGGAGAAAACGTACGGTACCCTGACCGGTGATACCGGACTGGTAAAGCGTCTGGTTCAGGTTGACCAGAAACCGATAGGCAGGACCCCCCGTTCAAACCTGGCGACATATACCGGGTTGTTTGATCCTGTTCGTAAGCTCTTTGCCGGAACGACTGACGCCAAACTCCATCATTACGATGCGGGTCAATTCTCTTTCAATGTGGCAAAAGGCCGCTGTGCAACCTGTGAAGGTGAAGGATTCGTCAGCGTGGAGCTGTTGTTTATGCCGAGCGTGTATGCACCGTGCCCGACCTGCCATGGCGCGCGGTATAACCGGGATACTCTCAGGATCTGCTGGCAGGACAAAAATATCGCGGAGGTCCTGCATATGACGGTGGATGAAGCCAGTCAGTTCTTTGCGAATGAAGAACCAGTGGCTCGTCCCCTCCGTCTGCTGAGTGAAATTGGTCTGGGCTACCTGCGTCTGGGACAACCAGCAACCGAGTTATCCGGAGGGGAGGCGCAAAGGATCAAGCTGGCAACCGAACTACAACGTAGCCAACGTGGCCACACGTTGTATATCCTAGATGAACCGACAACCGGCCTGCATGCTTCAGACGCCGACCGCCTCCTTGTGCAGCTGCAGCGGCTTGTTGATGCAGAAAATACGGTGATAATGATTGAACACGATATGCGGGCGGTTACTCAGGCAGACCAGGTTATCGACATCGGTCCTGGAGCGGGACATGAGGGAGGACGCCTGGTTGCCGCAGGAACTCCCGAACAGGTATCGCAGGTCAAAGAAAGCCGTACCGCACAGTATATTGCCAGGGAACTCTCACGGAACGGTTAA
- a CDS encoding glutathione-independent formaldehyde dehydrogenase, which yields MRAIIYNGPFNVTVKNVPDAKIERPGDALIRITTTNICGSDLHMYEGRTSFEEGRIFGHENMGEVVEVGKGVERVKVGDRVCMPFNVGCGFCENCEKGLTGFCLTANPGSVGAAYGFAEMGPWDGGQAELLRVPFADFNCLVLPEDASEKEEDYVMLSDIFPTGWHATELAGLRAGESVAIYGAGPVGLMAAHSALIKGASQVFVVDTHSDRLALAEQLGATPVHAAGDEAVQKILDLTDGRGTDCGCECVGYQCCNKHGHEDNSATMNSLVASTKATGGIGVVGVFVPQDPSAATDLAKEGKMPFDFGSFWFKGQSIRTGQANVKAYNRQLARLIHHGKASPGQIISHRLSLDEAPEGYKNFDSRTPGWTKVVLKP from the coding sequence ATGAGAGCAATCATTTATAACGGCCCGTTTAACGTAACGGTAAAAAATGTTCCTGACGCAAAAATTGAGCGCCCCGGTGACGCGCTTATCCGCATCACTACCACGAATATCTGTGGTTCGGATCTGCACATGTACGAAGGCCGCACCAGTTTTGAAGAAGGGCGCATTTTCGGCCATGAAAACATGGGAGAGGTCGTTGAAGTCGGCAAAGGCGTTGAGCGGGTCAAGGTGGGAGACCGCGTCTGTATGCCGTTTAACGTCGGCTGCGGCTTCTGTGAAAATTGCGAAAAAGGCCTGACCGGTTTTTGCCTGACGGCTAATCCGGGAAGCGTTGGCGCCGCCTATGGTTTTGCTGAAATGGGCCCCTGGGACGGCGGGCAGGCAGAACTGCTGCGGGTCCCCTTTGCCGATTTCAATTGTCTGGTGCTGCCGGAGGATGCCTCAGAAAAAGAGGAAGATTATGTGATGCTCTCGGACATCTTTCCGACAGGCTGGCACGCGACCGAACTGGCGGGATTGCGAGCGGGCGAAAGCGTCGCTATTTATGGGGCGGGTCCGGTTGGGTTGATGGCGGCTCACTCAGCGCTGATAAAAGGCGCATCGCAGGTGTTTGTTGTGGATACCCACAGTGACCGTCTTGCCCTCGCCGAGCAACTTGGTGCAACACCCGTTCATGCTGCCGGAGATGAGGCCGTACAGAAAATACTGGATCTGACCGACGGCAGGGGCACCGACTGCGGGTGTGAATGCGTGGGATACCAGTGCTGTAATAAGCATGGTCATGAAGATAACAGTGCAACCATGAACAGCCTTGTCGCGTCAACTAAAGCCACGGGCGGAATCGGCGTGGTTGGCGTATTTGTCCCGCAGGATCCTTCTGCTGCAACCGATCTGGCTAAAGAAGGCAAGATGCCTTTCGATTTTGGCAGTTTCTGGTTCAAGGGCCAGTCAATCCGCACCGGACAGGCAAACGTGAAGGCCTACAACCGACAGCTTGCACGACTGATTCACCACGGCAAAGCCAGCCCTGGCCAGATTATTTCGCATCGTCTGAGCCTGGACGAAGCGCCTGAGGGCTATAAAAATTTCGACAGCCGTACCCCCGGCTGGACGAAAGTGGTCCTCAAACCCTGA
- the fghA gene encoding S-formylglutathione hydrolase, with protein MELIEQHASAGGWQNVYRHNSQTLNCEMNFGVYLPPKAATEKLPVLYWLSGLTCTEQNFITKSGMQHYAARNNIIVVVPDTSPRGEHVADADSYDLGQGAGFYLNATEHPWNTHYRMYDYILHELPDVVMEHLPVTSRKSISGHSMGGLGALVLSLRNPDEYVSVSAFSPIVSPSQVPWGQQAFTAYLGENKKTWEHYDPVSLILQGAKLPEIFIDQGLSDAFYEDQLRTKSLERVCNEMNINTSFRYHTGYDHSYYFISSFIGEHIAYHANRLRLSA; from the coding sequence ATGGAACTCATCGAGCAGCATGCCAGCGCTGGCGGCTGGCAAAACGTATACCGCCATAATTCACAAACACTTAATTGTGAGATGAATTTCGGTGTTTATCTTCCTCCCAAAGCAGCAACAGAAAAACTGCCGGTGCTGTACTGGCTCTCGGGTCTGACCTGTACGGAGCAGAATTTCATCACCAAATCGGGTATGCAGCATTATGCAGCCAGGAACAACATCATCGTCGTTGTTCCTGATACCAGTCCCCGTGGAGAGCATGTCGCAGATGCTGACAGCTACGATCTGGGCCAGGGTGCCGGATTTTATCTGAACGCGACGGAACATCCGTGGAACACCCATTACAGGATGTATGACTATATTCTCCATGAGCTTCCGGATGTTGTCATGGAGCATTTACCTGTAACATCAAGGAAATCAATATCCGGTCACTCCATGGGTGGGCTGGGAGCGCTGGTTCTGTCGCTGCGAAATCCTGATGAATATGTGAGTGTATCGGCATTTTCACCAATAGTGTCACCTTCTCAGGTGCCATGGGGACAACAGGCATTCACCGCGTACCTGGGTGAAAATAAAAAAACGTGGGAGCACTACGATCCCGTCAGTCTCATTTTACAGGGTGCGAAATTACCAGAAATTTTTATTGACCAGGGATTAAGTGACGCCTTTTATGAAGATCAGTTACGCACTAAAAGTCTTGAAAGAGTGTGCAACGAGATGAACATCAACACATCATTCCGATATCATACTGGTTACGACCACAGCTATTATTTCATTTCCAGCTTTATTGGTGAGCACATTGCTTACCATGCCAACAGGCTCAGGCTGTCAGCATGA
- a CDS encoding VOC family protein: MATPVISGNEVFSHVFIGASDVEKSAAFYDAVLGTLGINNLGPFGNGWVLYGREKPAFIIARPGNGEAPSANGVTVGFAAASPEEVDAFHAAGLAAGGKDEGQPGPRSHLPGAYAAYLRDPAGNKITAYTFI; this comes from the coding sequence ATGGCAACACCTGTAATTTCTGGTAATGAGGTTTTTTCCCACGTCTTCATCGGTGCATCCGATGTTGAAAAATCCGCTGCTTTTTACGATGCTGTTCTTGGTACGCTTGGCATCAATAACCTCGGCCCGTTTGGCAATGGCTGGGTACTTTATGGTCGCGAAAAGCCAGCCTTTATTATTGCACGTCCTGGCAACGGTGAAGCGCCATCGGCCAACGGCGTAACTGTCGGCTTTGCAGCTGCAAGTCCGGAAGAAGTTGATGCTTTCCACGCCGCCGGCCTTGCCGCCGGAGGGAAAGATGAAGGTCAGCCTGGCCCGCGCAGCCATCTCCCTGGAGCCTATGCAGCCTACCTGCGAGACCCTGCGGGTAACAAAATCACGGCTTATACGTTCATCTGA
- the frmA gene encoding S-(hydroxymethyl)glutathione dehydrogenase, with protein MKSRAAVAFAPGKPLEIVEIDVAPPKKGEVLIKNTHTGVCHTDAFTLSGNDPEGVFPVVLGHEGAGVVVEVGEGVTSVKPGDHVIPLYTAECGECEFCQSGKTNLCVSVRETQGKGLMPDGTTRFSYNGQPLYHYMGCSTFSEYTVVAEVSLAKINPEANHEHVCLLGCGVTTGIGAVHNTAKVQPGDSVAIFGLGAIGLAAVQGARQAKAGRIIAIDTNPAKFELARQFGATDCINPNDHDKPIKDVLLEINKWGIDHTFECIGNVNVMRAALESAHRGWGQSIVIGVAGAGQEISTRPFQLVTGRVWKGSAFGGVKGRTQLPAMVEDAMKGEIELEPFVTHTMTLDEINEAFDLMHEGKSIRTVIRY; from the coding sequence GCTGCCGTTGCATTTGCACCAGGGAAGCCCCTGGAGATTGTTGAAATTGATGTTGCACCACCTAAAAAAGGCGAGGTGCTGATTAAAAATACCCACACCGGTGTCTGCCACACCGATGCCTTTACCCTCTCCGGGAACGATCCTGAGGGCGTTTTCCCGGTGGTTCTCGGCCACGAAGGGGCCGGTGTCGTCGTGGAGGTCGGTGAAGGCGTGACCAGCGTGAAGCCGGGAGACCATGTGATTCCGCTTTACACCGCCGAATGCGGGGAGTGTGAATTCTGTCAGTCCGGGAAAACGAACCTCTGTGTATCGGTTCGCGAAACTCAGGGAAAAGGACTGATGCCTGACGGAACCACCCGCTTTTCTTACAATGGCCAGCCTCTTTACCACTACATGGGATGCTCCACCTTCAGTGAGTACACGGTAGTGGCCGAGGTTTCTCTGGCAAAAATTAACCCGGAGGCAAACCATGAACACGTCTGCCTGCTGGGCTGTGGCGTGACTACCGGGATTGGCGCTGTTCATAACACAGCGAAAGTACAGCCTGGAGATTCTGTCGCTATTTTTGGTCTTGGCGCAATCGGTCTGGCTGCCGTTCAGGGGGCTCGTCAGGCAAAAGCAGGACGCATTATCGCTATCGACACCAACCCGGCCAAATTCGAACTTGCCCGTCAGTTCGGTGCAACCGACTGCATCAACCCGAACGACCATGACAAACCGATTAAAGATGTGCTGCTTGAAATCAACAAATGGGGCATTGACCACACTTTTGAATGTATCGGTAACGTCAACGTTATGCGTGCGGCGCTGGAAAGTGCTCACCGTGGCTGGGGCCAGTCCATTGTCATCGGCGTGGCCGGCGCCGGGCAGGAGATATCCACCCGTCCATTCCAGCTCGTTACCGGGCGCGTATGGAAAGGTTCTGCTTTCGGCGGAGTGAAAGGCCGTACGCAGCTTCCGGCCATGGTAGAAGATGCCATGAAGGGTGAAATTGAACTGGAGCCATTTGTTACCCACACGATGACGCTGGATGAAATCAATGAGGCCTTCGATCTTATGCATGAAGGTAAATCAATCCGTACGGTAATCCGTTACTGA